A region of the Pseudomonas sp. A34-9 genome:
CGACCAGATCGTGAAAACGGGCTTCGGACAAACTCATTGCGGCAACCTCAAAAAATGTCTGATCAGGCTCAAGCGCCGAAAGATACGGACGCTTCTGGCCGATTGCAAAGATTAACGACCAAGCACCCGTTGCCCCATACAACGCCGAACCCTGTGGGAGCGAGCCTGCTCGCGAATGGCCGGCACATTCAACATTATGGCTGGCTGACATACCGCATTCGCGAGCAGGCTCGCTCCCACAGGGAATCATGCGCTTCTCGGGAGCCCCGCCGGACGGGAACCCCCTCGCATAGGCAAGCTGCCGGGTGGCCGGTATACTCCGGCGCAATTAACGCATTTTCAAGGATTTCGCCATGAAGCGCCTGATCTCTTCCCTTGCTGCGCTCGTCGCGGTTGCCTGCCTCGTTTCGGCCTGTGGTCAAAAAGGCCCGCTGTACCTGCCGGATGACGATCAGGACCCGGCCGAGCAAGCCCAGTCTTCGCAGAAGCAGCCGTCCAAAGCTCACAAGCACGACGTTTACCAATAAGGGATCGCCATGGACGCTTTTAACTACCGTGGCGGGGAGCTGTTCGCGGAAGGTGTGGCGCTGTCCGCCATCGCCGAGCGCTTCGGCACGCCCACCTATGTTTACTCGCGCGCGCACATCGAGGCTCAGTATCTGGCTTACGCCGATGCCTTGGCCGGCATGCCGCACCTGGTTTGCTTTGCGGTCAAAGC
Encoded here:
- a CDS encoding lipoprotein; translated protein: MKRLISSLAALVAVACLVSACGQKGPLYLPDDDQDPAEQAQSSQKQPSKAHKHDVYQ